One window of the Camelina sativa cultivar DH55 chromosome 1, Cs, whole genome shotgun sequence genome contains the following:
- the LOC104752651 gene encoding uncharacterized protein LOC104752651 — protein sequence MRDTTWLERLGLALRTAMACLIVSMTTLYAPKPLKHFTTFPAFSYLTTILIWLSDAEPTYGEVLKCCVDVSFATFQTTAIVLVSVLVVGPASLGNGFVAPVAVALASFIVAFPVSTSLLTKRIAFGQIVVVYVTFVVFNGEVAHVFMLPVHLAASTALGAIASLLAVLLPFPRLAHSQMSKGCKFYAETALERLNLFVEVMMARDNTTAQVLIARAASFSAAAKNTLKSIKIHHDRLVWERPDTRFLRRKQKLNPEEKLHATEFLMRGLELALGSCSSFPQGMNHDELTRLLEGPRTHIAPQSSSTLKSQDSLDWHLETGSLSTAALPVCFFRYCIKIFRGDFLSMRQDSNSVNRSNTEEETHPGNEGLSMTKKVLDILCVWMAREKFVFAFKCSISLGLAVLFGIMYNKQNGYWSGLTVAISLVSGRQATLTVANSRLQGTAMGSVYGLLCCFLFHRLEEFRFLPLLPWIILAVFMRHSKVYGQPGGVTAAIAALLILGRRNYGAPTEFAIARIVEASIGLLCFVFGEILVTPVRAATLARTELTHCLDALLDCIQSLVLCSEQKNQKMASVADLRKRQAKLKSHVDVLERLTGEALTEPKIPFLRPLNTVSYYKLLGSFSKISDLCLYVCDGLKNLSGVQPNLVFPWENITHDLRAFQEKLNPSVKCLKEITITKSQARLQKELQKRKICHDIEAGTTSNENYSNMELGPSQDDAERFTVSFVRLLKEATDKISDNTAEEVLKKSETALCLSSLGFCISRLMQETICIVTEITHTT from the exons ATGCGTGACACAACATGGCTCGAGCGACTTGGCCTGGCTCTGAGAACCGCTATGGCTTGTCTCATCGTGAGCATGACAACTTTGTACGCTCCTAAACCACTAAAACACTTCACAACGTTTCCAGCCTTCTCTTACTTGACAACAATCCTGATTTGGCTCTCCGATGCTGAACCAACATATGGAGAAGTACTCAAGTGCTGTGTTGATGTCTCTTTCGCCACTTTTCAGACAACAGCCATTGTGCTGGTGAGTGTCTTGGTGGTTGGACCAGCTTCACTAGGAAATGGCTTCGTGGCTCCAGTTGCTGTGGCCCTAGCATCTTTCATCGTGGCTTTTCCTGTTTCCACAAGTCTTCTGACAAAACGGATTGCCTTTGGGCAAATTGTTGTCGTCTACGTGACTTTTGTGGTATTCAATGGAGAGGTGGCTCATGTTTTCATGCTCCCGGTTCATTTGGCGGCTAGTACAGCACTTGGAGCCATCGCTTCTCTCCTAGCCGTGCTTCTCCCGTTTCCAAGGCTAGCTCATAGTCAG ATGAGCAAGGGTTGCAAATTCTATGCTGAAACTGCTCTTGAAAGGTTGAATTTGTTCGTCGAGGTCATGATGGCTCGAGACAACACCACAGCTCAAGTTTTGATCGCACGGGCTGCTTCATTTTCTGCAGCAGCAAAAAACACACTCAAGAGCATCAAAATTCACCAT GATCGTTTGGTATGGGAGAGACCAGATACAAGATTCTTGAGAAGGAAGCAGAAGTTGAATCCTGAGGAGAAACTGCATGCAACAGAATTTCTGATGAGGGGACTGGAGCTAGCATTGGGTTCTTGCAGTTCCTTTCCTCAAGGCATGAACCACGATGAACTGACTCGTCTTTTAGAAGGTCCAAGAACACATATTGCTCCCCAGTCATCATCTACTCTTAAGTCTCAAGATAGTCTAGACTGGCATCTTGAGACTGGGTCTCTGTCCACTGCAGCTTTACCGGTTTGTTTCTTCCGATACTGCATCAAAATCTTCAGAGGTGATTTCTTATCTATGAGACAAGACAGTAACTCTGTAAATAGGAGTAATACGGAGGAAGAAACTCATCCAGGAAACGAAGGATTGTCCATGACCAAAAAGGTTTTGGACATTCTATGTGTCTGGATGGCCAGAGAAAAGTTTGTCTTTGCATTCAAGTGCTCGATTTCTCTAGGCCTTGCGGTTCTGTTTGGTATTATGTATAATAAACAGAACGGGTATTGGTCGGGTCTAACTGTAGCCATTAGCCTTGTTAGCGGTAGGCAAGCAACATTAACAGTGGCGAATTCTCGTCTACAAGGGACAGCGATGGGATCAGTCTATGGTCTattatgttgttttcttttccatagACTAGAAGAATTCAGGTTCTTACCTCTGCTCCCTTGGATAATCCTCGCCGTCTTCATGAGGCACAGCAAAGTCTACGGCCAGCCTGGAGGAGTTACAGCAGCCATTGCTGCACTGTTGATACTTGGAAGGAGGAATTATGGAGCTCCAACTGAGTTTGCGATCGCTCGCATTGTTGAAGCTTCAATCGGGctgctctgttttgtctttGGGGAGATTCTCGTCACCCCTGTGAGAGCAGCAACCCTTGCAAGAACCGAACTTACCCACTGTCTTGATGCCCTCTTAGACTGCATCCAGTCACTGGTTCTTTGTTCTGAGCAGAAGAACCAGAAAATGGCATCGGTTGCAGATTTGAGAAAAAGACAGGCGAAACTCAAATCTCACGTAGACGTTTTAGAGAGGTTAACAGGAGAAGCCTTAACAGAGCCAAAGATTCCATTCCTCCGCCCTCTCAACACGGTCAGTTACTACAAGCTTTTGGGCTCTTTCTCGAAGATATCTGATCTTTGTCTCTATGTTTGTGATGGTCTCAAAAACCTATCTGGAGTTCAACCAAACCTTGTGTTTCCTTGGGAAAACATCACTCATGACCTGAGAGCCTTCCAAGAAAAGCTTAACCCTTCGGTGAAATGCTTAAAAGAGATCACCATAACCAAGTCGCAAGCAAGACTCCAAAAGGAGTTGCAGAAGAGAAAGATATGCCATGATATTGAAGCAGGAACAACATCAAACGAAAACTACTCAAACATGGAGTTGGGTCCAAGCCAAGATGATGCAGAGAGGTTTACGGTTTCTTTCGTAAGGCTACTGAAGGAAGCAACTGACAAGATAAGTGATAACACAGCTGAAGAGGTGCTCAAGAAGAGTGAAACTGCTCTATGTCTGAGCAGTCTAGGGTTTTGCATTAGCAGACTGATGCAAGAAACAATATGTATTGTGACAGAAATAACCCATACAACTTGA
- the LOC104752816 gene encoding dolichyl-diphosphooligosaccharide--protein glycosyltransferase subunit 4C → MFDDQDLGFFANFLGIFIFILVIAYHFVMADPKFE, encoded by the coding sequence ATGTTTGACGATCAAGATCTGGGCTTCTTTGCCAATTTCCTCGGAATCTTCATTTTCATACTGGTGATAGCCTACCACTTCGTTATGGCTGATCCTAAATTCGAATAG